A window from Cryobacterium sp. SO1 encodes these proteins:
- the typA gene encoding translational GTPase TypA, translating to MAIATRNNLRNVAIVAHVDHGKTTLVDAMLQQTNSFAEHSHTEERAMDSNELEREKGITILAKNTAISYKGIHATDGPITINVIDTPGHADFGGEVERGLSMVDGVVLLVDASEGPLPQTRFVLRKALEAHLPVILLVNKTDRPDARIDEVVEESQDLLLGLASDMADDVPDLDLDLVLNVPVVYASGRAGAASLTKPENGSLPDNDDLEPLFEAILQHIPAPVYDDEHPLQAWVTNLDSSPFLGRLALLRVFQGTIKKGQTVAWVKHDGTVSNVRVTELMITKALDRYPAESAGPGDIVAVAGFPDITIGETLADPDDVRPLPTITVDDPAISMTIGTNTSPLIGKVKGHKLTARMVKDRLDKELVGNVSLRVLDIGRPDAWEVQGRGELALAILVEQMRREGFELTVGKPQVVVKRVDGKIHEPYEHLTIDSPEEYLGAITQLLAARKGRMENMANHGTGWVRMEFIVPSRGLIGFRTEFLTDTRGTGIANAIFHGYEAWAGTINTRTNGSIVADRAGVVTPFAIIALQERMSFFVNPTEEVYEGMVIGENSRGDDMDVNITKEKKLTNMRQSTSDTFESMTPSKQLTLEQCLEFAREDECVEVTPAVVRIRKVELAASARQRNVSRLKKQDAN from the coding sequence ATGGCGATTGCTACCCGCAATAACCTCCGGAATGTTGCAATCGTTGCCCACGTTGACCACGGCAAGACGACGCTGGTCGACGCGATGCTCCAGCAGACGAACTCCTTCGCCGAGCACTCGCACACCGAAGAGCGCGCGATGGACTCCAACGAGCTCGAGCGCGAAAAGGGCATCACCATCCTCGCCAAGAACACGGCGATCTCGTACAAGGGCATCCACGCCACCGACGGCCCCATCACCATCAACGTCATCGACACCCCCGGCCACGCCGACTTCGGTGGAGAGGTCGAGCGCGGCCTGTCCATGGTCGACGGTGTCGTGCTCCTCGTCGACGCCTCAGAGGGCCCGCTGCCGCAGACCCGCTTCGTGCTGCGCAAGGCACTTGAGGCGCACCTGCCCGTGATCCTCCTGGTCAACAAGACCGACCGTCCCGACGCGCGCATCGATGAGGTCGTCGAAGAGAGCCAGGACCTGCTCCTCGGCCTCGCCTCCGACATGGCCGACGACGTGCCCGACCTGGACCTCGACCTGGTCCTGAACGTGCCGGTCGTCTACGCATCCGGCCGCGCGGGCGCTGCCAGCCTCACCAAGCCGGAAAACGGCTCACTGCCCGACAACGACGACCTCGAGCCGCTCTTCGAAGCGATCCTCCAGCACATCCCCGCTCCCGTCTACGACGACGAGCACCCGCTGCAGGCCTGGGTCACCAACCTCGACTCCTCGCCGTTCCTCGGCCGCCTCGCGCTGCTGCGCGTCTTCCAGGGCACGATCAAGAAGGGCCAGACCGTGGCCTGGGTCAAGCACGACGGCACCGTTTCCAACGTGCGCGTGACCGAGCTCATGATCACCAAGGCCCTCGACCGTTACCCGGCCGAGAGCGCCGGCCCCGGTGACATCGTCGCCGTCGCCGGTTTCCCCGACATCACCATCGGTGAGACCCTCGCCGACCCCGACGACGTGCGCCCGCTGCCGACCATCACGGTGGACGACCCCGCCATCTCGATGACCATCGGCACCAACACGTCGCCGCTCATCGGCAAGGTCAAGGGCCACAAGCTCACCGCCCGCATGGTCAAGGACCGTCTCGACAAGGAGCTCGTCGGTAACGTCTCGCTCCGTGTTCTCGACATCGGCCGTCCGGACGCCTGGGAAGTCCAGGGCCGTGGCGAGCTCGCTCTCGCCATCCTGGTCGAGCAGATGCGTCGTGAGGGCTTCGAGCTCACCGTCGGCAAGCCGCAGGTGGTTGTCAAGCGCGTCGACGGCAAGATCCACGAGCCGTACGAGCACCTCACCATCGACTCGCCCGAAGAGTACCTCGGCGCGATCACCCAGCTCCTCGCCGCCCGTAAGGGTCGCATGGAGAACATGGCGAACCACGGCACCGGCTGGGTCCGCATGGAATTCATCGTCCCGTCGCGCGGCCTGATCGGCTTCCGCACCGAGTTCCTCACGGACACCCGCGGTACCGGTATCGCCAACGCGATCTTCCACGGCTACGAGGCCTGGGCCGGCACCATCAACACCCGCACCAACGGCTCGATCGTCGCCGACCGCGCCGGTGTTGTCACGCCGTTCGCGATCATCGCCCTGCAGGAGCGCATGTCGTTCTTCGTGAACCCGACCGAAGAGGTCTACGAGGGCATGGTCATCGGCGAGAACTCGCGCGGTGACGACATGGACGTGAACATCACCAAGGAGAAGAAGCTGACCAACATGCGTCAGTCCACCTCCGACACGTTCGAGTCGATGACGCCGTCCAAGCAACTCACGCTCGAGCAGTGCCTCGAATTCGCCCGCGAAGACGAGTGCGTCGAGGTCACCCCCGCCGTCGTTCGTATCCGCAAGGTCGAGCTCGCCGCATCCGCTCGTCAGCGAAACGTCTCGCGTCTGAAGAAGCAGGACGCGAACTAG
- the efeB gene encoding iron uptake transporter deferrochelatase/peroxidase subunit, with protein sequence MTDSPDPTTDAQAPSGLSRRGLFGLAGVGVAGLGLGIAGDRAALAVAASSAQSSDGGVYPFYQKHQAGIVTPAQDRLHFAAFDVADGTTRADLIELLQDWSVAAAAMTAGADVGDYGSVSGPYDAPPEDTGEALGLPPAGLTITFGFGPALFQTAGGVDRFGLAARRPADLVELPHFPGDMLEETRSGGDLCIQACANDPQVAVHAIRNLSRIAFGRAAIRWSQLGFGRTSSTSTSQATPRNLFGFKDGTANIKAEEPAAVTEHLWVGASDGPAWLAGGSYLVARRIRMTIETWDRTSLREQETVIGRNKGEGAPLSGGTEFTEPDFEIAGRAEQPLIDTAAHVRLAHPAQNDGIRILRRGYNFVDGNDELGRLDAGLFFISFQRTPASFTAVQLNLARNDALNEYIRHVGSALFVVPPGAARGSYVGAPLFA encoded by the coding sequence ATGACCGACTCCCCCGACCCCACAACGGATGCGCAGGCACCCAGCGGCCTGTCCAGGCGAGGCCTGTTCGGCCTGGCCGGGGTCGGGGTGGCTGGTCTCGGGCTGGGCATCGCCGGCGACAGGGCCGCGCTGGCCGTGGCGGCGTCCTCCGCCCAGTCCAGCGACGGCGGGGTGTACCCGTTCTATCAGAAGCACCAGGCCGGCATCGTCACCCCGGCCCAGGACCGGCTGCACTTCGCCGCGTTCGACGTCGCCGACGGCACCACCAGGGCCGACCTCATCGAACTGCTCCAGGACTGGAGCGTGGCGGCCGCCGCGATGACCGCAGGGGCGGACGTCGGCGACTACGGTTCCGTCAGCGGGCCGTACGATGCTCCGCCGGAGGACACCGGCGAGGCCCTCGGGCTGCCGCCGGCAGGGCTGACCATCACGTTCGGTTTCGGGCCGGCCCTTTTCCAGACCGCGGGCGGCGTCGACAGGTTCGGCCTGGCCGCCCGCCGGCCGGCGGACCTGGTGGAGCTGCCGCATTTCCCTGGCGACATGCTCGAGGAGACCAGGAGCGGCGGCGACCTCTGCATCCAGGCCTGCGCGAACGACCCCCAGGTGGCCGTGCACGCCATCCGCAACCTCTCCCGCATCGCGTTCGGCCGGGCGGCGATCCGGTGGTCGCAGCTCGGTTTCGGTCGCACCTCGTCCACGAGCACGAGCCAGGCCACCCCGCGCAACCTGTTCGGGTTCAAGGACGGCACCGCCAACATCAAGGCCGAGGAGCCCGCCGCGGTCACCGAGCACCTCTGGGTGGGCGCGAGCGACGGGCCGGCCTGGCTGGCCGGCGGGTCCTACCTGGTGGCCAGGCGCATCCGGATGACCATCGAGACCTGGGACCGCACCAGCTTGCGCGAGCAGGAGACTGTGATCGGCCGGAACAAGGGTGAGGGCGCGCCGCTGTCCGGCGGCACCGAGTTCACCGAACCCGACTTCGAGATCGCCGGGCGCGCCGAGCAGCCGCTCATCGACACCGCCGCGCACGTGCGCTTGGCGCATCCCGCCCAGAACGACGGCATCCGCATTCTGCGCCGGGGCTACAACTTCGTCGACGGCAACGATGAGCTCGGCCGTCTGGACGCCGGGCTGTTCTTCATCAGCTTCCAGCGCACCCCGGCGAGCTTCACGGCCGTGCAGCTGAACCTGGCCCGTAACGATGCCCTCAACGAGTACATCCGCCACGTCGGCTCGGCCCTCTTCGTGGTGCCTCCGGGCGCCGCGAGGGGCTCCTACGTGGGCGCACCCCTCTTCGCCTGA
- the efeO gene encoding iron uptake system protein EfeO has translation MRARLLPLVAASAVGLLALTGCVANATDTDSTGAALTVDSSADACTVSAAEAPSGNVSFAVTNSGDQVTEFYLLAEDGLRIVGEVENIGPGLSRDLVVQLKPGRYVTTCKPGMVGAGMDQKAFTVTDSGDDVVVDADLDAQVALANTNYAAYVRDQIAQLLTGTQAFADAYLAGDDDTARALYAPTRAHWERVETVAESFGDLDPQLDLREADLEEGQDWTGWHAIEKDLWPAEAEAGFTAYTPEQRQNLADLLVEDTTTLNDKVQDLDFTLSQQTNGAIGLLDEVATGKVTGEEEFWSHTDLWDFQANIDGAKVLYAGVRDILLEEDADLAAELDTEFSELQALLDAQRVGDGFTLYTELTPAEIKAFADQVNALGEPLNQLTATLVL, from the coding sequence ATGCGCGCCCGTCTCCTCCCCCTCGTCGCCGCCTCAGCCGTGGGCCTGTTGGCCCTCACCGGCTGTGTCGCCAACGCCACAGACACCGACTCGACCGGCGCTGCGCTCACCGTCGACAGCAGCGCGGATGCCTGCACGGTGTCGGCCGCCGAGGCCCCGTCGGGCAACGTGAGCTTCGCCGTGACTAACTCCGGCGATCAGGTCACCGAGTTCTACCTGCTCGCAGAAGACGGCCTGCGCATCGTCGGGGAGGTGGAGAACATCGGCCCCGGCCTCAGCCGCGACCTGGTCGTGCAGCTGAAGCCCGGTCGCTACGTGACCACCTGCAAGCCAGGGATGGTCGGCGCGGGCATGGACCAGAAGGCATTCACCGTCACCGATTCCGGCGACGACGTCGTGGTCGATGCCGACCTGGACGCCCAGGTCGCCCTGGCCAACACCAACTATGCGGCCTACGTGCGCGACCAGATCGCCCAGCTCCTCACCGGCACCCAGGCCTTCGCCGACGCCTACCTGGCCGGCGACGACGACACCGCCCGCGCCCTGTATGCACCCACCCGGGCCCACTGGGAGCGTGTGGAAACTGTCGCAGAGTCGTTCGGTGACCTCGACCCGCAGCTGGACCTGCGTGAGGCCGACCTTGAAGAGGGCCAGGACTGGACCGGCTGGCACGCCATCGAGAAGGACCTCTGGCCGGCCGAAGCAGAGGCCGGCTTCACCGCCTACACGCCCGAGCAGCGCCAGAACTTAGCCGACCTGCTCGTCGAGGACACCACCACGCTGAACGACAAGGTGCAGGACCTGGACTTCACCCTGTCCCAGCAGACCAACGGAGCCATCGGCCTGCTTGACGAGGTCGCCACCGGCAAGGTCACCGGCGAGGAAGAGTTCTGGTCGCACACCGACCTGTGGGACTTCCAGGCCAACATCGACGGGGCCAAGGTGCTCTACGCCGGGGTGCGCGACATCCTGCTCGAGGAGGACGCCGATCTGGCCGCCGAGCTCGACACCGAGTTCAGCGAGCTGCAAGCGCTGCTGGACGCCCAGCGCGTGGGTGACGGCTTCACCCTCTACACCGAGCTCACCCCGGCCGAGATCAAGGCGTTCGCCGACCAGGTGAACGCCCTCGGCGAGCCGTTGAACCAGCTGACCGCTACGCTCGTGCTCTAA